The stretch of DNA CGACAGCGGTACGAAGCCGGGGCCCGCGGGCGCGGGCGTGGCGGCCGTGGAAATCATAGGAGACGCTCGGTGGGGTTTTGTCTGGTTACAGCCAACGGACAGGCGCTCACCGGTTTCGTGTTCAACTGGACGTCGTGGATGGACGATTACGGCTTCGGTAAATGCACGGACCCCACTAAATGCAACGTGTTCCCCGACGGGAAGCCGTTTCTTCAGAGCAGCGACTGGCGGCGCAAGAATTACGTCTACGTGTGGCACATGATGGGTGAGACGCCTCCGTGTGGTTTCAAAATTTTGCCCAAATGATGACTAACTTCCCCCCCCCCGAATCAGGACAATACTTCCAGACGTGCGACGGTTCCTCCTCCAGGCTGACCCTCAACACCTCCGACATTCCTCTGGGAGCAGAGGTCATGGAGGTCATGGTGTACCGCAAGCGCGAGCGCAGGAAGTACGCGCCCTTGAGTACCGACGACACCGTTTTCTACGTGACAGGTATCCTAACACACTACATTCATTCAGGATAGGCTGTAAAGACAGTGTACTTACCAATGTCCAGATATGATCCCGTTGGCGGTGGACATCTCCCAGAGGGCGGCGATCAACGCGTCGGACAACGTCTTCTTCCGCGGCCAGGACGTGGTCTTTCGAGTGCACCTGCACGACCCCAGCGGTTACCTGAAGACAGCGTCCAACATCGATTACATATGGGATTTCCGCGACGGCAACCAGTTGGTGACCCACCGCGACGTGACCACGCACGCTTACGGCAAGGTGGGCAACGTGAGCGTCAAGCTGGTGGTGGAGGCCGCCTTTCCCACCGAGTGTCCGGCTCCCACCGCGACGTCCGCCACGACCACGCCCGTGTCCACGGCGACGTCCTctcctggtaaaaaaaaaaatggcaaacacGTTGACTCCTAAAATATTAACGGCGGAAAATGTCTTCCTCCAGCCACGACGGAAACCAGCCCAGGTAAGCTCGGCGGCTTAACCAAACACGCCCGCGTGCGCTAACGCGGCTTCCCGCAGCGAGCACCGAGAGCACGACTCTGTACACCACCACGACGGGCTTTTCTACCACGGAAGCCTTCACGTCCAGCCCGACGCCGGAACCCTTCGCTCAGCTCCGCAGCAAGCGCGTGCTAAAGGCCGGCGGCTGTTTCCGCTACGTGTACGGCATCTTCGTGGGTAACATTAGCATCATCGGTACggtccaaaaaataataataataaatccacGCTATTTGTAGTGCAACTGAGAACAAGAGTAGGCTAATTccatattgttgtttttagtgTAGAAATTAgactacatttttttagcacCAGAAAACAAGATTTAGTTCTGAATATGTTATACCAAGGGCAATACTTTATTgaatttagcattttttggtTCATCAGTGCAACACTGGGCCAACATACAAGATAACCTCACTTGCTTTTACTTCTGCCAAAACAATATTTGTTAAAAGTGAATTTTAAACATTGATAAAAGACTTTTTGAGTAGTGCTTTATCTTGaattcatgttttaaaaaaatctaattacaaAGTCCTATGAATTGAAAATCAACTTCAGCTGATGTTTGGACTTAAAAGTGACAtgacaagatttttttccacccaaatGGGGAAACACCAATACCAAGAATGAATCATTGTTataaaaataacccaaatacATAGTCCATTCTTGTTCTCAGCAGCGAAAGCCTAATTCAAATGACAATCCAAAAAATCTTTGACGCAACCTTGTACTTTTTGTCCTTAAAATGATAAGGCATGCAAAGCCAATGAAACACAGTTAAACACGAATCCAATTGAAGCTAACCTGATTGTCCTATTAAACTGTTCTGCCTTGTACTCGAACCATGACATTCAAACACGTAATCACATTACAGACCGATGATAACATCATTTTCCACAGAGCCCAAGCACCCACTAAAAAGCAAGGTCAACAGCCGCATCGTCGACGTGCTGGCGGCCCGAGTCACCAAAACCGACATCAGTTTCCTGGTCAAATGCCTCGGCAGGTGCGTCTATTAAAttccaaataaatacatttacggGCCGCGTGTCTTACGAGCACAAATACCTTTTTCCCCAAGCATCCCGACATCGGCGTGCACCATCGTCTCGGACCCTTCGTGCACGTGGGTGCACAGCATCACGTGCAACGACGTTCCTCCGTCCGCCAAGTGCGAAGTCCGCCTGCTGAGGACTTTCCCACTGCCTGGTACCTACTGCGTCAACATCACGTTGGAGGACTCCCACAGCTTGACCCTGACCAGCACCACCGTCACCATCAACAAAGCCCAAGCGGCCACTGgtgggtgggaaaaaaagtgcaggATAAAAGTTAGAAACATGAATTGATGGCAGGAATTAATGCACAATTTGTTGTTTTAGAAGCCAAGGATTCTCATAGTAGTGAAGTGGTCCTTTCTACAAGTGTGGTGCTACTGGCCTTCTTTGCATTGATTGCATGTCTTGTTTACAGGTGATTTTCAAACTAATTCTGACGTCTTTAAGTTACAATTCACAATTCGTAAGAGTGACTTTATTGTTTAGCAGTTACTATCAATATAAGCGTGGAGCGTCGGAAATAATGTGACAAAAAAACGTCAATACTTTGCATAAACAACGCAACTCTTACAACAATTAGCATTCGTGAAACTAAAGATataacaaataacacatttgttatGACAAATTTATCTggataaataattcatttacttACGGAGAGTGACTTTAATGTGTAAATACGCAAACAAAAGCGCAGCTTTGAATGATGTCCGCTAATTGCAATGAACTACTTCCGGTTTCCGTTACCTGAAATGACTCCCACAATAAAAAGCGCTTATTCctttttatataatttattttcttcaaacttttaacttttttttcgtcTTTGCAGACGCTACAAGGTGTACCGACCTGTCCACCGGTCTCCATTCGAGGATGCAGGCCGCCGTGCTGGGGTTGCAGGTGCAGTTCTGCGCCTGAGAGGGGCGCTGTTCCCCGCAAACGAGGAGAATCATTACCTTTTGACCGAGAGAAATCCCCTTTAGGTACCTTTGCCACGGGTTTATTGCTAAATCCATTGCATGTCAAAGACCAGGATCAAAAGCCATTAAATACAAAAGATAGCATTAATAGTCAAATAAAGTTGTGTGTTTAGCTACTGGGTGTAGATAACTTGATttactctctctctccatccacctgaatagttttttttctcatccatCTTTTGGCTCATGTGATAGGAAGTCACTGGGTATGTAAtcatttttgcagaaaaaatatgtaatatgtATAAACCATTTCTAACTTTAAGGGTATAAATCAGCCCAGCTTGATTCTAATAAAAGCTGTCAACTAACAATTGTCCAAAAGTGATTGAGAACCAAAAGATAGCAATACATAAGTGTCATTTAGAAAGTCAACATCAGTCAAAGATGACACCAAGtaaaccaattattttttttgtcctttattCAGAGGCATTTGACAAGTGGAACTGTGTGAGGGGGAGGTGAAGGGGCacaagcatgttttgcagaTGGGGGAGAAGGGAATTTCATGCTGTAGTTAGATCACTTTCCCAAATAAAAAGGAGGGGGGAAAACCCCCAATCCCTGAAAATCAGTCCCATTAGAGAATGTTACACAGCCAAGAATTGCGAACAGAAGTAAATAGCTACCaagaaaacaataataaatcagCAATTGAGTAGCATTTGTGAAAGACAAAAGGGAAACAAGACAGGACTTGTATCTATTTTGCAGTCTtacaaatttgagaaaaaaaaggcaggccctttgaaaaaagaaaactgtattATTTCATAATCAACCAACTATTGAAAGCTAAATCAAAACAGGTGATTTGaccttttttccacaaaaaaaaaacaagcataaaGTTCAAATACAATGAAACCACACCACCAAAAAGAGAAAGCAGAAAGACATGGTGATGGTCGGAGGAGTTCAATTAAGCCAAAAAGAGTACATATaaatactgaaaatatttttttttgatcaCTTTTGATAAATTTTCTCAATTCTAAAGAGTACATGATT from Stigmatopora argus isolate UIUO_Sarg chromosome 21, RoL_Sarg_1.0, whole genome shotgun sequence encodes:
- the gpnmb gene encoding protein QNR-71 isoform X2 — encoded protein: MGVLKYFFLVACIGLVYQADARKTYADMFPHQHKAVGKLPYPIPPFPGWNPDTNPWDDYIYPPIKPKPKELMRRRGKPTVRLSSDGPALNGSNISFTAQLEYPPCQKEDDRGELVWDDRCDSANGQALTGFVFNWTSWMDDYGFGKCTDPTKCNVFPDGKPFLQSSDWRRKNYVYVWHMMGQYFQTCDGSSSRLTLNTSDIPLGAEVMEVMVYRKRERRKYAPLSTDDTVFYVTDMIPLAVDISQRAAINASDNVFFRGQDVVFRVHLHDPSGYLKTASNIDYIWDFRDGNQLVTHRDVTTHAYGKVGNVSVKLVVEAAFPTECPAPTATSATTTPVSTATSSPATTETSPASTESTTLYTTTTGFSTTEAFTSSPTPEPFAQLRSKRVLKAGGCFRYVYGIFVGNISIIEPKHPLKSKVNSRIVDVLAARVTKTDISFLVKCLGSIPTSACTIVSDPSCTWVHSITCNDVPPSAKCEVRLLRTFPLPGTYCVNITLEDSHSLTLTSTTVTINKAQAATEAKDSHSSEVVLSTSVVLLAFFALIACLVYRRYKVYRPVHRSPFEDAGRRAGVAGAVLRLRGALFPANEENHYLLTERNPL
- the gpnmb gene encoding protein QNR-71 isoform X1; the encoded protein is MGVLKYFFLVACIGLVYQADARKTYADMFPHQHKAVGKLPYPIPPFPGWNPDTNPWDDYIYPPIKPKPKELMRRRGGKPTVRLSSDGPALNGSNISFTAQLEYPPCQKEDDRGELVWDDRCDSANGQALTGFVFNWTSWMDDYGFGKCTDPTKCNVFPDGKPFLQSSDWRRKNYVYVWHMMGQYFQTCDGSSSRLTLNTSDIPLGAEVMEVMVYRKRERRKYAPLSTDDTVFYVTDMIPLAVDISQRAAINASDNVFFRGQDVVFRVHLHDPSGYLKTASNIDYIWDFRDGNQLVTHRDVTTHAYGKVGNVSVKLVVEAAFPTECPAPTATSATTTPVSTATSSPATTETSPASTESTTLYTTTTGFSTTEAFTSSPTPEPFAQLRSKRVLKAGGCFRYVYGIFVGNISIIEPKHPLKSKVNSRIVDVLAARVTKTDISFLVKCLGSIPTSACTIVSDPSCTWVHSITCNDVPPSAKCEVRLLRTFPLPGTYCVNITLEDSHSLTLTSTTVTINKAQAATEAKDSHSSEVVLSTSVVLLAFFALIACLVYRRYKVYRPVHRSPFEDAGRRAGVAGAVLRLRGALFPANEENHYLLTERNPL